Proteins from a genomic interval of Tepidisphaeraceae bacterium:
- the ureC gene encoding urease subunit alpha, with protein sequence MSYRIPRSTYADIYGPTVGDRVRLGDTGLILEVEKDFAVYGDECKFGGGKVLREGMGQAAGVSQADALDLVITNALVVDYTGIYKADIGVKNGRIAGIGKAGNPGVMAGVSANMIVGVTTEVIAGEGLILTAGGIDAHIHYICPQQAYEAIAAGLTTMIGGGTGPAVGTCATTCTPGAFYTQMMLQATDALPLNFGFTGKGNTAHPAGLAEQIVSGQIGLKLHEDWGTTPAAIDCCLTVAEQYDVAVTIHTDTLNESGFVESSIAAFKNRTIHTYHTEGAGGGHAPDIIKVAGLPNVLPSSTNPTRPYTVNTLDEHLDMLMVCHHLDPSLPEDVAFAESRIRGETIAAEDILHDLGAISMISSDSQAMGRIGEVITRTWQTADKMKQQRGKLPGDPAGHDNNRIKRYVAKYTINPAIAHGVGHVVGSIEVGKFADLVLWKPAMFGAKCEMVIKGGIIAWSQMGDPNASIPTPQPVYMRPMFGGFGRATGTASLAFVSQASVDANVVQGYGLNKQITPVKNCRNVGKKDMKLNDATPVITVDAETYTVTADGEELRCEPLDVLPLAQRYFLF encoded by the coding sequence ATGTCCTACCGCATTCCCCGCTCCACGTACGCCGACATCTATGGCCCTACGGTTGGCGACCGCGTTCGCCTTGGCGATACCGGCCTTATCCTTGAAGTGGAGAAGGACTTCGCCGTCTACGGTGACGAGTGCAAATTTGGTGGTGGCAAGGTGCTGCGCGAGGGCATGGGCCAGGCGGCGGGCGTGTCGCAGGCGGATGCGCTCGACCTCGTCATTACCAATGCGCTTGTCGTCGACTACACCGGCATCTACAAGGCCGACATTGGCGTTAAGAATGGCCGCATCGCGGGCATCGGCAAGGCGGGCAACCCGGGTGTGATGGCGGGCGTGTCGGCGAATATGATCGTGGGCGTGACGACGGAAGTCATCGCCGGTGAAGGACTGATTTTGACCGCCGGCGGCATCGACGCGCACATTCACTACATCTGCCCGCAGCAGGCGTACGAGGCGATCGCGGCAGGCCTCACAACGATGATCGGTGGTGGCACCGGGCCGGCAGTGGGCACCTGCGCCACCACCTGCACGCCAGGCGCGTTTTACACGCAGATGATGCTGCAGGCGACCGATGCGCTGCCGCTCAACTTCGGCTTTACCGGCAAGGGCAACACGGCCCACCCGGCAGGGCTGGCCGAGCAGATCGTGTCGGGGCAGATCGGACTGAAGCTGCACGAAGACTGGGGCACCACGCCCGCGGCCATCGATTGTTGTTTAACGGTCGCCGAGCAGTACGACGTTGCAGTCACCATTCACACCGATACGCTCAACGAGTCCGGCTTTGTCGAATCGTCGATCGCGGCGTTCAAGAACCGCACGATTCACACCTACCACACCGAAGGCGCCGGCGGTGGTCACGCGCCCGACATCATCAAGGTCGCCGGGCTGCCCAACGTGCTGCCGTCGTCCACCAACCCCACGCGGCCATACACCGTGAACACGCTCGACGAGCATCTGGACATGCTGATGGTCTGCCATCATCTCGATCCCAGTCTGCCGGAAGACGTCGCCTTCGCCGAGAGCCGTATTCGTGGTGAGACGATCGCGGCCGAGGATATATTGCACGACCTGGGTGCCATCAGCATGATTTCATCGGATAGCCAGGCGATGGGCCGCATCGGCGAGGTCATCACGCGCACCTGGCAGACGGCCGACAAGATGAAGCAGCAGCGCGGCAAACTGCCCGGCGACCCGGCCGGCCACGACAACAACCGCATCAAGCGTTACGTCGCCAAGTACACCATCAACCCCGCGATCGCGCACGGCGTGGGGCACGTGGTCGGCAGCATCGAGGTCGGCAAGTTCGCCGACCTGGTCCTGTGGAAGCCGGCGATGTTCGGCGCCAAGTGCGAGATGGTCATCAAGGGCGGCATTATCGCCTGGAGCCAGATGGGCGACCCCAACGCCAGCATCCCCACGCCGCAACCGGTCTACATGCGCCCCATGTTCGGCGGCTTCGGCCGGGCGACGGGCACGGCATCGCTGGCGTTCGTCTCGCAGGCGTCGGTGGATGCGAACGTGGTGCAAGGGTACGGCCTGAACAAGCAAATCACGCCTGTAAAAAACTGCCGTAACGTGGGCAAAAAGGACATGAAGCTGAACGACGCGACGCCCGTGATCACTGTCGACGCCGAGACCTACACGGTGACGGCCGACGGCGAGGAACTGCGCTGCGAGCCGCTGGACGTTCTGCCCCTGGCGCAGCGGTACTTCCTGTTCTAA
- a CDS encoding urease subunit gamma, whose product MHLSPREIDKLMLHNVGFLAQKRLARGLRLNYPEAVALIAAVCLEFIRDGKRVAELMSLGQQLLGRRQVLPGVAEMIYDVQVEGTFPDGTKLVTVHHPIASLDGKLEMALYGSFLPTPDPSLFGDLPEDNPGEVQPAAGELALNEGRDSVDLPITNVGDRPVQVGSHYHFVETNPALQFDRGVAYGKRLDIPAGTAVRFEPGETKSVRLVDIAGDKVIAGGNNFASGPVTETGRKKAIDATKAAT is encoded by the coding sequence ATGCATTTATCCCCCCGCGAGATCGACAAGCTGATGCTGCACAACGTGGGCTTCCTCGCCCAGAAGCGGCTCGCCCGCGGGCTGCGGTTGAATTATCCGGAGGCCGTGGCGCTGATCGCGGCGGTCTGCCTGGAATTCATTCGCGACGGCAAGCGCGTAGCCGAGCTGATGTCGCTCGGCCAGCAGTTGCTCGGCCGGCGGCAGGTGCTGCCGGGCGTGGCGGAGATGATCTACGACGTGCAGGTCGAGGGAACCTTCCCCGACGGCACGAAGCTCGTCACCGTTCACCACCCGATCGCATCGCTCGACGGCAAGCTGGAGATGGCCCTCTACGGCAGCTTCCTGCCCACGCCCGATCCGTCGCTCTTCGGCGACCTACCTGAAGACAACCCGGGCGAAGTTCAACCCGCCGCCGGTGAACTGGCTCTGAACGAAGGCCGCGACAGCGTCGACCTACCCATCACCAACGTCGGCGATCGCCCGGTGCAGGTGGGCAGCCATTACCACTTCGTCGAGACCAACCCCGCGCTGCAGTTCGACCGCGGCGTGGCCTACGGCAAACGCCTCGACATTCCCGCGGGCACCGCGGTGCGCTTCGAGCCGGGCGAGACGAAGAGCGTGCGCCTCGTCGACATCGCCGGCGACAAGGTGATCGCTGGTGGCAACAACTTCGCTTCGGGCCCGGTGACCGAAACCGGCCGTAAGAAGGCGATCGACGCAACGAAGGCCGCAACATGA
- a CDS encoding phosphoribosyltransferase family protein, whose translation MGRLNIILQVRQWGGDLLNLCYPAVCSACEAPAPVGAFLCEACEVQLAQLAQAAACERCAMPLAVHGSPCPWCEGDGLRPYARIARLGTMSSPLKHLIHLAKYNRRWPIAERLADRLMVDAQVQAILRDTDVLLPVPLHAWRQMRRGFNQADVIASRLGRCGKVRVVRPVVRLRPTDTQTHMHGRSKRAENLKDAFGLIRPADVAGKRVTVVDDVLTTGATLQSLARTLRPARPASLSAITLAIADPEGRQFEVV comes from the coding sequence ATGGGGCGGCTCAACATCATTCTGCAGGTTCGACAGTGGGGCGGCGATCTGCTGAACCTCTGCTACCCGGCCGTCTGCAGCGCGTGCGAGGCGCCGGCACCGGTGGGGGCATTTCTCTGTGAAGCATGCGAAGTGCAACTGGCGCAGCTGGCCCAAGCCGCAGCGTGTGAACGTTGTGCAATGCCGCTGGCAGTTCACGGTTCGCCATGCCCGTGGTGCGAGGGGGACGGGCTCAGGCCGTACGCGCGCATCGCGCGGCTGGGCACGATGTCATCGCCGTTGAAGCATCTGATTCATTTGGCCAAGTACAACCGCCGCTGGCCGATCGCGGAACGGCTCGCCGACCGGTTGATGGTCGATGCGCAGGTGCAGGCGATTTTGCGCGACACCGACGTGCTGCTGCCCGTGCCGCTGCACGCCTGGCGGCAGATGCGGCGCGGCTTCAACCAGGCCGACGTCATCGCGTCGCGCCTCGGCCGGTGCGGCAAGGTGCGCGTCGTGCGGCCCGTCGTCCGCTTGCGCCCGACCGACACGCAGACCCACATGCATGGACGTTCCAAACGCGCAGAGAACCTGAAGGACGCCTTCGGCCTGATCCGCCCGGCCGACGTCGCTGGGAAGCGCGTCACGGTCGTCGACGACGTGCTGACCACCGGCGCCACCCTGCAAAGCCTCGCCCGCACCCTGCGGCCCGCCCGCCCCGCGAGCCTGTCGGCCATCACGCTCGCAATCGCCGACCCGGAAGGACGACAGTTCGAGGTGGTGTAG
- a CDS encoding urease accessory protein UreD — translation MRSIADAQPIARSPALRHRGTGQLVATRVDGQTAITRSTATSPLKLLVPRPRGGCAWAFASTFGGGLVAGDEIDLSVTASAGTALLLGTQASTKIYRSPHSVAAIQTLNATIADDAILLSLPDPVSPFATAVYEQRQRFELTRGASLVLLDWISSGRLARGERWAFTRYMSRNDIVVDGQHLVRDALLLDGTFEPIDAPHRMGRFDCYATLFLIGPRVRDGAAAILDELNAAPVKRNAELLASASPIGDGGAVLRVLGPSPQLVGQYLRDRMAFAWAIAGEDLWSRKF, via the coding sequence ATGCGATCCATCGCCGACGCCCAGCCCATTGCCCGCTCGCCAGCACTGCGTCATCGCGGGACCGGCCAGCTCGTCGCCACGCGCGTTGACGGCCAGACCGCCATCACCCGTTCCACCGCCACCAGTCCGCTGAAGCTGCTCGTCCCGCGCCCGCGTGGCGGTTGCGCCTGGGCGTTCGCCAGCACCTTCGGCGGGGGCCTGGTTGCTGGCGACGAGATCGATTTGTCCGTCACCGCCAGCGCTGGCACGGCGCTGCTGCTCGGCACGCAGGCGTCGACGAAGATCTACCGCAGCCCGCACAGCGTCGCAGCGATCCAGACGCTGAACGCCACGATCGCCGACGACGCGATCCTGCTCTCGCTGCCCGACCCCGTCAGCCCGTTCGCGACGGCCGTCTACGAACAACGGCAACGGTTTGAACTGACCCGCGGCGCGTCGCTCGTGCTGCTCGATTGGATCAGCAGTGGCCGGCTGGCGCGCGGCGAGCGCTGGGCGTTCACGCGGTACATGAGCCGCAACGATATCGTCGTCGACGGCCAGCACCTCGTGCGCGACGCGCTGCTGCTCGACGGCACCTTCGAGCCGATCGATGCGCCGCACCGCATGGGGCGGTTTGATTGTTACGCGACGCTGTTCCTCATCGGCCCGCGCGTGCGCGACGGCGCCGCGGCGATCTTGGACGAACTGAACGCCGCACCGGTGAAGCGAAACGCCGAGCTATTGGCCAGTGCCAGCCCCATCGGCGATGGCGGGGCGGTGCTGCGGGTGTTGGGGCCGTCACCGCAGTTGGTGGGTCAGTACCTGCGCGACCGCATGGCGTTCGCGTGGGCGATCGCCGGTGAGGATTTGTGGTCGCGGAAGTTTTAG